In one window of bacterium (Candidatus Blackallbacteria) CG13_big_fil_rev_8_21_14_2_50_49_14 DNA:
- a CDS encoding DUF4442 domain-containing protein → MLAALQNQNWFQSLRNYLPAYFIENTFITLFGLSKVPMLFFLQPRVIALTDKKCIIKIPLSWRSKNHLNSMYFGALAAGADCAGGFMAMKIVYEEKWPISIVFKDFQAEFLRRAEGDTWFVCEDGLEVREMMNTALRTGERQNCTVTVEAFVPEDRPQEPVARFQLTLSVKKREPRSHG, encoded by the coding sequence ATGCTTGCTGCTCTGCAAAATCAAAATTGGTTTCAATCTCTGCGCAACTATTTGCCCGCCTATTTTATAGAGAATACTTTTATTACACTTTTCGGCCTGAGCAAGGTGCCCATGCTGTTTTTTCTACAACCCCGCGTGATTGCACTCACCGATAAAAAATGTATTATCAAAATCCCCTTGAGCTGGCGCAGCAAAAACCACCTGAATTCCATGTATTTTGGCGCCTTGGCTGCAGGAGCAGACTGTGCAGGTGGCTTCATGGCGATGAAAATTGTCTATGAAGAAAAATGGCCGATTTCGATTGTCTTTAAAGATTTTCAAGCTGAATTTTTACGTCGCGCAGAAGGGGATACCTGGTTTGTTTGTGAAGACGGGCTGGAAGTGCGTGAAATGATGAATACAGCTCTGCGCACTGGTGAAAGACAAAACTGTACCGTCACCGTTGAAGCTTTTGTTCCCGAAGATCGTCCGCAAGAACCCGTTGCGCGTTTTCAACTCACCCTTTCGGTGAAAAAGCGCGAGCCCCGCAGCCATGGCTGA
- a CDS encoding DNA-binding response regulator, which produces MKNKIVSTLQNTIRKADSTDRTRVLILEDDEISAALIARVLQNESVEVQWITDSESCFMAIDIFKPHILISDILLDESSLNGIEVCQRVKTISPQILVMLISGISDTFEIVSGLEAGAEDYIVKPIEPAQLRARFRVLLRRLAQDNNSSDQAMVSGKFSLNFQKRKVFWAGVEIDMRRREFDLLAYLVKHSGRVITRDELLEFVWSDPQVGGRTVDTHIQRLRRKLNKITEGEELIETSRGIGYFFKGQVEIH; this is translated from the coding sequence ATGAAAAATAAAATTGTTTCAACCCTACAAAACACGATTCGTAAAGCTGACTCAACTGATCGAACTCGGGTTTTGATTCTCGAAGATGATGAAATCAGTGCTGCTTTGATTGCCCGTGTTCTTCAAAATGAATCCGTAGAAGTTCAATGGATTACAGATTCTGAAAGTTGTTTTATGGCGATTGATATTTTCAAACCCCATATCCTGATTTCAGATATCTTACTTGATGAAAGTTCTTTAAATGGAATTGAAGTTTGTCAAAGGGTCAAAACAATCAGCCCTCAGATTCTAGTAATGTTAATTTCGGGCATTTCGGATACCTTTGAAATTGTTTCGGGTTTAGAAGCTGGAGCTGAAGATTATATTGTCAAGCCGATTGAGCCTGCTCAACTGCGTGCCCGTTTTCGGGTTCTCTTGCGCCGTCTGGCCCAGGATAATAATTCAAGTGATCAAGCCATGGTCTCAGGCAAATTTTCGCTTAATTTTCAAAAGCGCAAAGTCTTTTGGGCCGGTGTTGAAATCGATATGCGCCGTCGGGAATTTGATTTATTGGCCTATTTGGTCAAACATTCGGGCCGGGTGATTACCCGAGATGAATTATTGGAATTTGTTTGGTCAGATCCTCAGGTGGGGGGGCGTACCGTTGACACCCATATTCAACGCCTGCGGCGTAAACTGAATAAAATCACTGAGGGTGAGGAGTTGATTGAAACCTCCAGGGGTATTGGCTATTTCTTTAAGGGACAGGTTGAAATTCATTGA